One window of the Rhizobiaceae bacterium genome contains the following:
- a CDS encoding FAD-binding oxidoreductase — protein MGSAAGYAEAGERLTALTAATGSKSFCDGLLVRPVAGDAPLPKAVDVVVVGAGIVGASTTWFLARRGLKVALCEKGVVGGEQSGRNWGWCRNTLRHPSEIPLMRQAMRDWRDPAVFGGLDTGFRTSGILYFTGRNRDDESTYRNWLDSVAEYRLDSRMVTAAEAARLVPGGTQRIGGLYTASDGGAEPERATGVIAEAARAAGATIHAACAVRTIETEAGRISGVVTERGPIRCRAVLLAAGIWSRLFAGNLGIDLPQLKVMGSVMRTHPLPGGPDVSVAGRRFGWRKRDDGGYIVSQADATVFDIVPDSFRLLRDFRPALASGLRSLRLRVGRRFIEEARLARRWTSDAATPFEQVRIADPQPASWVLKQAAEKVAEAYPVFAGMQIAGCWGALIDVMPDALPVIGPVAAIPGLYMATGFSGHGFGIGPGAGRLAAELVCGEKPCVDLSAFRLERFVRTRSFV, from the coding sequence ATGGGGTCAGCGGCCGGATACGCCGAAGCTGGTGAAAGGCTGACGGCGCTGACCGCGGCGACCGGCAGCAAATCCTTCTGCGACGGGCTTCTTGTACGGCCGGTCGCAGGGGATGCGCCCCTTCCAAAGGCGGTTGATGTGGTCGTTGTCGGCGCCGGGATCGTCGGCGCGTCCACAACATGGTTTCTGGCACGGCGTGGCCTCAAGGTGGCGCTCTGCGAGAAGGGCGTGGTGGGCGGCGAACAGTCCGGTCGCAACTGGGGCTGGTGCCGCAACACGCTGCGCCATCCCTCGGAAATCCCGCTGATGCGGCAGGCGATGCGCGACTGGCGCGATCCTGCAGTGTTCGGAGGTCTCGACACCGGCTTTCGCACAAGCGGCATTCTCTATTTCACCGGCCGCAACCGTGACGACGAGAGCACCTATCGAAACTGGCTGGATTCCGTCGCGGAATATCGACTCGACAGCCGCATGGTCACTGCCGCGGAAGCCGCGCGGCTCGTGCCTGGCGGCACCCAGCGTATTGGCGGTCTCTACACCGCGTCCGACGGCGGAGCCGAACCGGAGCGTGCCACCGGCGTCATCGCCGAAGCGGCGCGAGCCGCAGGCGCGACGATCCATGCGGCCTGCGCCGTACGAACCATCGAGACGGAAGCTGGCAGGATTTCCGGCGTCGTCACCGAGCGCGGCCCGATCCGTTGCCGGGCCGTGCTGCTTGCCGCCGGAATTTGGTCGCGGCTTTTCGCCGGCAATCTCGGCATCGACCTGCCGCAACTCAAGGTCATGGGTTCCGTCATGCGCACGCATCCGCTGCCGGGCGGGCCCGATGTTTCTGTCGCGGGACGCCGCTTCGGTTGGCGCAAGCGCGATGACGGCGGCTATATCGTCTCACAGGCCGACGCCACGGTCTTCGATATCGTGCCCGACAGTTTTCGCCTGCTTCGCGATTTCCGTCCCGCCCTCGCCTCCGGTCTGCGCAGCCTCCGCCTGCGCGTAGGAAGACGCTTCATCGAGGAAGCAAGGCTTGCGCGCCGATGGACTTCCGATGCCGCAACGCCGTTCGAGCAGGTTCGCATTGCCGACCCGCAGCCCGCCAGTTGGGTGTTGAAGCAGGCCGCCGAGAAAGTGGCGGAAGCCTACCCGGTCTTCGCAGGCATGCAGATCGCGGGCTGCTGGGGCGCCCTGATCGACGTCATGCCTGATGCTCTCCCCGTCATCGGACCGGTCGCGGCCATTCCCGGTCTTTACATGGCGACCGGCTTTTCAGGCCACGGTTTCGGCATTGGTCCCGGCGCGGGCAGGCTTGCCGCCGAACTGGTGTGCGGAGAAAAGCCCTGCGTCGATCTGTCAGCCTTCCGGCTGGAGCGCTTCGTTCGCACCCGGTCATTTGTGTAG
- a CDS encoding VOC family protein, whose translation MISGFDHTVYLVAEADDLDAAARWFESLGFAVTDRDDEGKESAATAQKLVCFEDGSYIEILTIRDAEARKRHRFASLLGNGDGWVDSSVCTDDLAAVEASLRDAGMPFSGPHRHERRLRSGQPWGVKLVLPGSREGYPTLPFVIEDIAGRDLRIPSANTRHANGVTGTAGISVSVTDLNAAASGFETLFGPGQAVGSPFHEAERALRYRVGAQWLDVLERPQERVGMMSMALTCPAMRETIWLATGRGAMACVPA comes from the coding sequence ATGATCTCTGGTTTCGACCATACGGTCTATCTGGTCGCCGAGGCAGACGATCTCGATGCTGCGGCGCGCTGGTTCGAAAGTCTCGGCTTCGCCGTCACGGACCGGGACGACGAGGGCAAGGAGAGCGCGGCAACGGCACAAAAGCTCGTCTGTTTCGAGGATGGTTCCTATATCGAGATATTGACGATCCGGGATGCGGAGGCCCGCAAGCGGCATCGCTTCGCATCCCTCCTTGGCAATGGTGACGGCTGGGTCGACTCATCCGTCTGCACGGACGATCTGGCAGCCGTCGAAGCGTCCTTGCGCGATGCCGGCATGCCTTTCAGCGGTCCCCACCGTCATGAGCGCCGCCTGCGGTCCGGACAGCCGTGGGGCGTGAAACTGGTCCTGCCCGGATCGCGGGAAGGATACCCCACGCTGCCTTTCGTCATCGAGGATATTGCAGGGCGCGACTTGCGCATACCCTCGGCAAATACACGTCATGCCAACGGGGTTACCGGCACGGCCGGAATAAGCGTCTCCGTCACCGATCTGAACGCGGCCGCATCCGGATTCGAGACGCTGTTCGGTCCGGGGCAGGCTGTCGGATCGCCGTTCCATGAAGCGGAACGCGCACTGCGCTACCGTGTCGGCGCACAGTGGCTCGATGTGCTCGAGCGCCCGCAGGAACGGGTCGGCATGATGTCGATGGCTTTGACATGCCCCGCCATGAGAGAAACGATCTGGCTGGCGACGGGGCGCGGCGCGATGGCCTGTGTTCCCGCCTGA
- the megL gene encoding methionine gamma-lyase, with the protein MSGPSRRNRPQGFSTRAIHLGYDPAEHEGALTPPIFMTSTFAFETAEAGSEMFRGERAGYIYGRTRNPTQTILEERMASLEGGEAAMTTASGMGAISSIMLTLLNPGDEALIDHTVYGNTFAYFTQALTRFGVIVKLADFTRLETVTGQIGEKTKVVFFETPANPNLRVIDIAAVAAIARKVGALVVVDNTFATPVLQRPLEFGADLVVHSGTKYLGGHGDLLAGVVVGPADLVKQVRQTGLRWMTGATLSPFNCFLMLRGLKTLELRLERHSASGLAVAEMLEKHPKIASISYPGLPAFPQHELAKRQMSAFGGLMAFELNGGLEMGMALMNKLTLITRAVSLGDTETLIQHPASMTHAIYSAEERVRHGISDGLLRLSVGLENVDDILDDLEQALNAL; encoded by the coding sequence ATGAGCGGCCCTTCGAGACGTAACCGCCCGCAAGGTTTTTCCACCCGCGCCATCCATCTCGGCTACGATCCCGCGGAGCATGAAGGCGCGCTGACGCCGCCGATCTTCATGACTTCGACCTTCGCCTTCGAGACGGCGGAAGCGGGATCGGAGATGTTTCGCGGCGAACGGGCCGGCTACATTTACGGACGCACGCGCAATCCCACGCAGACCATTCTGGAAGAGCGCATGGCAAGCCTCGAAGGCGGCGAGGCGGCGATGACCACCGCCTCGGGCATGGGCGCGATCTCCAGCATCATGCTGACGCTGCTCAATCCCGGCGACGAGGCGTTGATCGATCACACCGTCTACGGCAACACCTTCGCCTATTTCACGCAGGCGCTCACCCGTTTCGGCGTGATCGTCAAGCTCGCCGACTTCACCAGACTGGAGACGGTGACCGGCCAGATCGGCGAGAAGACGAAGGTCGTCTTCTTCGAGACGCCGGCAAATCCCAATCTGCGCGTCATCGACATCGCCGCCGTGGCAGCGATCGCGCGGAAGGTCGGCGCTCTGGTCGTGGTCGACAACACCTTCGCGACGCCGGTTCTCCAGCGGCCGCTCGAATTCGGCGCGGATCTCGTCGTGCATTCCGGCACGAAATATCTCGGCGGTCATGGCGATCTGCTCGCCGGCGTCGTGGTCGGCCCCGCCGATCTCGTCAAGCAGGTGCGTCAGACCGGATTGCGCTGGATGACGGGCGCGACACTGTCGCCTTTCAACTGCTTCCTTATGTTGCGCGGGCTGAAGACGCTGGAGCTTCGGCTGGAGCGGCATTCGGCTTCGGGTCTCGCCGTCGCCGAAATGCTGGAGAAGCATCCCAAGATCGCCAGCATCTCCTATCCCGGCCTTCCCGCCTTCCCGCAACACGAGCTTGCGAAGCGCCAGATGTCCGCCTTCGGCGGGCTGATGGCGTTCGAACTGAACGGCGGGCTCGAAATGGGCATGGCGCTCATGAACAAGCTGACGCTGATCACACGCGCGGTCAGTCTCGGCGATACGGAAACGCTGATCCAGCATCCGGCCAGCATGACGCATGCTATCTACAGTGCCGAGGAACGCGTCAGGCACGGCATAAGTGACGGTCTGCTGCGTCTTTCCGTCGGGCTGGAGAATGTCGACGACATTCTGGATGATCTGGAGCAGGCGCTGAACGCGCTGTAG
- a CDS encoding NAD(P)/FAD-dependent oxidoreductase, with protein sequence MKYDVVIVGAGHNGLVCGAYLARAGLTVCVVERRPLVGGACTTEEVWPGYKVSTAAHMLGLLQPRVILDLELQKFGYEVLTTPPIVQPIEGAGPVVLWRETDRLAAQLARFSARDAAAYPEYLAHLSRVGPVFRNLMWEIPFDPGVTSPRNLLDIARFGWRNRGMIARFHDVADLLTMSAYDYLRRWFESDAALAILGYYPAGGSGQSVGFHTEGTAYFLLRGQMRENNTPAGGTGLVRGGMGTVSEAIALSGARFGMKTRVDSDVASIVVENGRARGVALADGEVIHGDVVISNASARHTFLSLVPESTLPAEFLTRLRSFDGRATAFKVHLAVEELPRLDGFEASGFGPGSPSQITIAPSVAYLEQAFADLQAGIPSKRPYLTVQTPSVVDSTLVPAGRHLLSIYGGHIPSGPEADHGEATKEAVTARAIDTIRQFAPSWSGEYLYRHVMLSADYEAQFGLPGGNPHHADLTMSQLFFRRPVPGFADHTTPIRDLFLCSASNHPGGGVTGVPGYNAARVVLKRFGKGRP encoded by the coding sequence ATGAAATATGATGTCGTGATCGTGGGTGCGGGCCACAACGGCCTCGTCTGCGGCGCTTATCTCGCCAGGGCGGGACTGACCGTATGCGTGGTCGAACGCCGTCCATTGGTGGGTGGCGCCTGCACGACGGAGGAAGTGTGGCCCGGCTACAAGGTGAGTACGGCGGCCCATATGCTGGGCCTGCTCCAGCCGCGCGTGATCCTCGATCTGGAGCTGCAGAAATTCGGCTACGAAGTGCTGACCACACCGCCGATCGTGCAGCCCATAGAGGGCGCCGGCCCGGTGGTGCTGTGGCGCGAGACGGACAGGCTCGCCGCGCAGCTGGCGCGGTTTTCGGCCAGGGACGCCGCCGCCTATCCGGAATACCTCGCCCATCTCTCGCGGGTCGGCCCGGTGTTCCGAAACCTGATGTGGGAGATCCCCTTCGACCCCGGCGTGACGAGCCCGCGCAACCTCCTCGACATAGCACGGTTCGGCTGGCGCAATCGCGGCATGATCGCCCGTTTCCACGATGTGGCCGACCTGCTGACGATGAGCGCCTATGACTATCTTCGCCGCTGGTTCGAATCCGACGCGGCATTGGCGATCCTTGGCTATTATCCGGCAGGCGGTTCCGGCCAGAGCGTCGGTTTCCACACCGAGGGCACGGCATACTTCCTGCTGCGCGGCCAAATGCGCGAGAACAACACACCGGCGGGCGGCACCGGCCTCGTACGCGGCGGCATGGGCACGGTGAGCGAGGCGATCGCGCTCTCCGGCGCCCGGTTCGGCATGAAGACGAGGGTGGATTCGGACGTCGCTTCCATCGTCGTCGAGAACGGCAGGGCGCGCGGCGTCGCCCTTGCGGACGGCGAGGTGATCCACGGCGATGTTGTCATCTCCAACGCGTCCGCGCGGCACACATTCCTGAGCCTCGTCCCGGAAAGCACGCTGCCGGCAGAGTTTCTGACGAGACTTCGCAGCTTCGACGGCCGCGCCACCGCCTTCAAGGTGCATCTCGCCGTGGAAGAGCTTCCGCGACTGGACGGCTTCGAAGCTTCCGGTTTCGGTCCGGGCAGTCCGTCCCAGATAACGATCGCTCCGAGCGTGGCCTATCTGGAACAGGCCTTCGCCGACCTGCAAGCGGGCATCCCTTCGAAGCGTCCCTATCTTACCGTCCAGACTCCCTCCGTCGTCGATTCGACCCTGGTTCCGGCCGGCCGCCACCTCTTGTCGATCTATGGCGGCCATATCCCGTCCGGACCGGAAGCCGATCATGGCGAGGCGACCAAGGAAGCCGTGACGGCGCGAGCGATCGATACGATCCGGCAATTCGCGCCTTCGTGGTCCGGCGAATATCTCTACAGGCATGTCATGCTTTCGGCGGATTACGAAGCGCAGTTCGGCCTGCCGGGCGGCAACCCGCATCACGCCGATCTCACGATGAGCCAGCTCTTCTTCCGTCGGCCCGTTCCCGGCTTCGCCGATCACACCACGCCGATCCGCGATCTTTTCCTGTGCAGCGCGTCGAATCACCCCGGCGGCGGCGTTACCGGCGTCCCCGGCTACAATGCCGCGCGTGTCGTCCTGAAGCGGTTTGGCAAAGGCCGCCCCTGA
- a CDS encoding IclR family transcriptional regulator, producing METTVVKGLRVLEALATSPGDRTLTDLAVECGMSKSNVHRLLRTLEECGYVRRNPDARTYRASLRLWELGIRVYSRLDLRSYASRHLRELAEATEETTHLSVFDGEGVLYLDKVDGIHAVRTYVNIGDRAPAYCSSTGKAMLAYLPEETIRRVSSNLKRFTDNTVRSAAQLRAQLELIRQRGYSETSGEYRAGVLGFSTAIRSPSGEVIGAIGVAGPEERMRQRDVNETIAAVLRAGRRVEADLGFGNAGPVADEAPAKRRKANGASDNAVAVD from the coding sequence ATGGAAACAACGGTCGTAAAGGGACTTCGCGTGCTCGAAGCGCTGGCGACGAGCCCGGGCGACCGCACCCTCACCGACCTCGCCGTCGAATGCGGCATGAGCAAGAGCAACGTCCATCGGCTCCTGCGCACGCTGGAGGAATGCGGCTATGTGCGGCGCAACCCCGACGCGCGGACCTACAGGGCGTCGTTGCGCCTCTGGGAACTCGGGATACGCGTCTATTCACGCCTCGACCTGCGATCCTATGCGTCCCGCCATCTGCGCGAACTGGCGGAGGCGACCGAGGAGACCACCCATCTGTCGGTCTTTGATGGCGAAGGCGTGCTTTACCTCGACAAGGTCGACGGCATCCACGCCGTGCGCACCTACGTCAATATCGGCGACCGCGCACCCGCCTACTGCTCCTCCACCGGCAAGGCAATGCTGGCCTATCTTCCGGAGGAAACGATCCGGCGCGTCAGCAGCAATCTCAAGCGCTTCACCGACAACACCGTGCGAAGCGCGGCCCAGCTGCGCGCGCAGCTCGAACTGATCCGCCAGCGCGGCTACTCGGAAACATCCGGCGAGTATCGGGCAGGCGTGCTCGGCTTCTCCACGGCCATACGCAGCCCGTCCGGCGAGGTGATCGGCGCCATTGGCGTTGCCGGTCCGGAAGAACGGATGCGGCAGCGCGACGTGAATGAAACCATCGCGGCGGTGCTGCGCGCCGGCCGGCGTGTCGAGGCCGACCTCGGCTTCGGCAATGCGGGACCGGTCGCCGACGAAGCGCCGGCGAAGCGACGCAAGGCGAACGGCGCCAGCGATAACGCGGTCGCCGTCGACTGA
- a CDS encoding aminomethyltransferase family protein: MPAKRSVPFARTEFASVTGAPPYARTGMRSRSGLKRTAFYPTIGAIATDFKLHNTYLKPDYFTDPVEEYWACRKVAGLWDVTGEEVIEITGPDALPLLDSLVPRDLTRMKDGQCYYAIMCYDHGGIVEDAVLIRFSAEKFWWVGGPGESELWIYTNAVGKRVTVKSHLDTIHVASIQGPMSREILQEVCSADLSQVPFYWSVGADVCGVPVIISRTGYTAELGYDIYVPVEHGARMFADLWDHSRAHDVKLAGSKALNLRRMEASILNFGQDFDWQHNPVQIGLGWMVNETKGDYRAKDLLVNAKKAGPTTQLAGLKIAGTEAPVDGDRVLIDGRDVGFITSATLSPQFGHALAIAFLETPSAAHGTAVEVLAGGSRFSGTVSPMPFFDPERKLSKA; the protein is encoded by the coding sequence ATGCCAGCCAAGAGAAGCGTGCCTTTCGCGCGAACCGAATTCGCGAGCGTCACCGGCGCGCCGCCCTACGCGCGCACCGGCATGCGCTCGCGGTCGGGCCTGAAGCGGACAGCCTTCTATCCGACGATCGGCGCCATCGCGACGGATTTCAAGCTGCACAACACCTATCTCAAGCCGGACTATTTCACCGATCCGGTGGAGGAATACTGGGCCTGCCGGAAGGTCGCCGGCCTCTGGGACGTCACTGGCGAGGAGGTGATCGAGATCACCGGGCCGGATGCGCTGCCGCTTCTCGACAGTCTCGTTCCCCGCGATCTGACCCGCATGAAGGACGGGCAGTGCTACTACGCCATCATGTGCTACGACCATGGCGGCATTGTCGAGGACGCCGTGTTGATCCGCTTCTCGGCCGAAAAGTTCTGGTGGGTCGGGGGACCGGGCGAATCGGAACTCTGGATCTATACCAACGCTGTCGGCAAACGCGTCACCGTCAAGAGCCATCTCGACACGATCCATGTCGCGTCCATCCAGGGCCCGATGTCGCGCGAGATCCTGCAGGAAGTGTGCTCGGCCGATCTGTCGCAGGTGCCGTTCTACTGGTCCGTCGGAGCCGACGTGTGCGGTGTGCCCGTCATCATTTCGCGCACGGGCTACACGGCCGAACTCGGCTACGACATCTATGTGCCGGTCGAGCACGGCGCCAGGATGTTCGCCGATCTCTGGGATCATTCCCGTGCGCACGACGTCAAACTGGCGGGCAGCAAGGCGCTCAACCTCAGGCGCATGGAAGCCTCGATCCTCAATTTCGGTCAGGATTTCGACTGGCAGCACAATCCGGTGCAGATCGGCCTCGGCTGGATGGTGAACGAGACCAAGGGCGACTATCGCGCGAAGGACCTTCTCGTGAATGCCAAAAAGGCCGGGCCGACGACGCAGCTCGCGGGTCTGAAAATCGCAGGCACGGAAGCGCCGGTCGACGGCGACAGGGTATTGATCGATGGCCGCGATGTGGGTTTCATCACCTCGGCGACGTTGTCCCCGCAGTTCGGCCATGCGCTCGCCATCGCCTTCCTCGAAACGCCGTCGGCTGCGCATGGCACGGCGGTTGAGGTCCTTGCCGGCGGGAGCAGGTTTTCCGGCACCGTTTCGCCGATGCCGTTCTTCGATCCGGAGCGGAAGCTGTCCAAGGCATAG
- a CDS encoding ABC transporter ATP-binding protein — translation MSQSSQPVAQLKNLSVDYHSDGGWLRAVDGVSLEIGQGEALGLAGESGSGKTTVAYTLMGERRGASRVAGGEVLFRGRDVFALTDRELRSIRGRSIGFVPQNPMASLTPSMKVGDQIGEMLRFHVQAVPQGVGARVAELLDSVGIPSPASAARRYPHELSGGQQQRVTIAMALACRPDLVILDEPTTGLDVTTQKRILELLAGLKRETGVSMLYVSHDLAALAQICERVAVMQKGRLVESGTIGSLFEKPWQDYTRRLIAAIPRIDVPPTDRAEPAAPEHPATLLDVRDLSITYARRGLFGFGSVPTDADSVRGVSFKVERGTTFALIGESGSGKSSIARAVAGLTGPRAGAIRFEGELLPAFAGQRSLQLRQKIQIIFQNPDSSLNPRKTVRSILSRPLRMFGKLDGPGRDARVIELLTAVRLDPAYADRRPHQLSGGERQRVAIARALAADPELIICDEILSALDVSVQASILRLLESLQRERGLTYLFISHDLAVVRWFARDIGVLSRGELCEAGDTETTLSAPSSAYTTQLLDAVPRIAAAHHSSTPPA, via the coding sequence GTGAGCCAGTCGTCGCAACCCGTGGCCCAGTTGAAGAACCTGTCGGTGGACTATCACTCCGACGGGGGCTGGTTGCGGGCGGTCGACGGCGTGTCGCTCGAGATCGGGCAGGGCGAAGCGCTCGGGCTCGCGGGCGAGTCGGGCAGCGGCAAGACCACAGTCGCCTATACGCTGATGGGCGAGCGTCGGGGTGCGAGCCGCGTCGCCGGCGGCGAGGTGCTTTTCAGGGGGCGCGACGTCTTCGCGCTGACGGATAGGGAATTGCGGTCCATCCGCGGCCGTTCGATCGGGTTCGTGCCGCAGAACCCGATGGCCAGCCTGACCCCGTCCATGAAGGTCGGGGACCAGATTGGCGAGATGCTGCGTTTCCACGTGCAGGCTGTGCCGCAGGGCGTTGGCGCGCGGGTCGCGGAACTGCTCGATTCCGTCGGCATTCCGTCGCCGGCTTCCGCTGCACGCCGCTATCCGCACGAACTGTCGGGCGGCCAGCAACAGCGGGTGACGATCGCCATGGCGCTGGCCTGCCGGCCGGATCTCGTCATCCTCGATGAACCCACGACCGGTCTCGATGTCACGACGCAGAAGCGCATCCTCGAACTGCTTGCCGGCCTGAAGCGCGAGACGGGCGTTTCGATGCTCTATGTGAGCCACGACCTCGCCGCTCTGGCGCAGATCTGCGAGCGCGTCGCGGTGATGCAGAAGGGGCGGCTTGTCGAGAGCGGGACGATCGGCTCGCTGTTCGAGAAACCGTGGCAGGATTACACCCGCCGGCTGATCGCGGCCATTCCGCGGATCGACGTTCCGCCGACCGACCGGGCGGAGCCTGCCGCGCCGGAGCATCCCGCGACCTTATTGGACGTTCGGGATCTCAGCATCACCTATGCAAGGCGCGGCCTGTTCGGCTTCGGATCAGTGCCGACGGACGCGGATTCCGTCAGGGGCGTGAGCTTCAAGGTGGAGCGCGGGACGACTTTCGCGCTGATCGGCGAAAGCGGTAGCGGTAAGTCGAGCATCGCGCGCGCCGTAGCCGGCCTCACCGGGCCGCGCGCGGGCGCGATCCGGTTCGAAGGCGAGCTATTGCCGGCTTTTGCCGGTCAGCGGTCGCTGCAACTGCGCCAGAAGATCCAGATCATCTTTCAGAATCCGGACAGCTCCCTCAATCCGCGAAAGACGGTGCGCAGCATCCTGTCGCGCCCGCTGCGCATGTTCGGCAAGCTCGACGGCCCAGGTCGCGACGCCCGCGTCATCGAGTTGCTGACGGCGGTCCGTCTCGATCCGGCCTATGCGGATCGCCGGCCGCACCAGCTTTCGGGCGGAGAGAGGCAGCGCGTGGCGATCGCCCGTGCGCTCGCCGCCGATCCCGAACTCATCATCTGCGACGAGATCCTGTCGGCGCTCGACGTCTCCGTGCAGGCAAGCATCCTGCGGCTGCTCGAATCGCTCCAGCGCGAACGCGGGCTGACCTATCTGTTCATTTCACACGATCTGGCAGTGGTGCGCTGGTTCGCGAGAGATATTGGCGTGCTCAGCCGGGGCGAGCTCTGCGAAGCCGGCGATACGGAGACGACGCTCAGTGCGCCGTCCAGCGCCTACACGACGCAGTTGCTCGATGCGGTGCCGCGGATCGCCGCTGCTCATCATTCCTCCACACCGCCGGCCTGA
- a CDS encoding ABC transporter permease: protein MSVAEADAGEGRARAGRARLRLSRSGWVGAAIVLVYVLVALTGPLWAPYEAAKILTGNPFEGASLQHPFGTDNLGRDVFSRVVIGTRSVLAMTFAATLLAVAVGGLIGVVLGYLRNWIDEIGMRIVDIFISIPTLVLALLIISGVGNSLWLVVVTVAFLFAPRVARVARAATLNVVTNDYIAAALARGESTLSICLREILPNITGVMLVEFAIRSAFAIIFIGSLGFLGFGAPPPTPEWGLMINEARANANNSLYPVLAPATAMAVLVIGINLLADGLSRLIGQQGHGVEAEAK from the coding sequence ATGAGCGTTGCGGAAGCCGATGCGGGGGAGGGACGTGCGCGCGCCGGCCGCGCCCGCCTCCGCCTTTCGAGAAGCGGGTGGGTGGGGGCTGCAATCGTCCTCGTCTACGTTCTGGTCGCCCTGACCGGCCCGCTGTGGGCGCCCTACGAGGCGGCGAAGATACTCACCGGCAACCCCTTCGAGGGGGCTTCGCTGCAACATCCCTTCGGCACCGACAATCTCGGCCGCGACGTGTTCAGCCGGGTGGTCATCGGCACGCGTTCCGTGCTGGCCATGACCTTCGCCGCAACGCTGCTGGCCGTGGCCGTTGGCGGTCTCATAGGGGTCGTCCTCGGCTATCTGCGCAACTGGATCGACGAGATCGGAATGCGCATCGTCGACATCTTCATCAGCATACCGACGCTGGTTCTGGCCCTGCTGATCATCAGCGGCGTCGGCAACAGCCTGTGGCTCGTCGTGGTCACGGTCGCCTTCCTGTTCGCGCCGCGCGTTGCGCGCGTGGCGCGGGCCGCCACGCTCAACGTCGTTACCAACGACTACATCGCGGCGGCGTTGGCTCGAGGCGAATCCACGCTCAGCATATGCCTGCGGGAAATACTGCCCAATATCACGGGCGTCATGCTGGTCGAATTCGCCATCCGTTCGGCCTTCGCCATCATCTTCATCGGATCGCTGGGGTTTCTCGGCTTCGGCGCTCCGCCGCCTACGCCCGAATGGGGCTTGATGATCAACGAGGCGCGCGCGAATGCGAACAACTCCCTCTATCCGGTGCTGGCGCCGGCGACGGCGATGGCGGTGCTGGTGATCGGCATCAACCTCCTCGCCGACGGGCTGTCGCGGTTGATCGGCCAGCAGGGTCATGGCGTCGAAGCGGAGGCGAAGTGA